The uncultured Roseibium sp. DNA segment ATGGACAGGAGGATTTCCACCGGGTGAAAGCGCAGGCCCGTGGTCACGTCGATTTCCAGATCCGCATGATGCATCCGGTGCAGCCGCCATAGGGCTGGAACCGCATGGAACATGACATGCTGAAGGTAGATCGCCAGATCGAGAGCGGCGACGGACACCACGATGGCGAGCCAGCCAGGAACCTGGAAGACGTTGAACAGGCCCCAGCCGCGCTCTTCAGCCAGGAGCGCCAGTCCCACCGCCACGATCGGAAAGGTCAGCCGGACGAGGAAACTGTCGAGGAACACCACGCCGATGTTGTTGGTCCAGCGAATCAGACGGGGGATTTCCCGCCGCCGGCGGGGACAGGCTGCTTCCCACAGCGCCATGACGATCAGAACGCCGAGGAAGAAGGCGATGCGAATCAAAGGTTCGTTCGCGAGCAGGATGTCTGTCATTTGCTCTGGACCGTCTCCGGGTTCCGGCATGCAGCCGGATTAAATTCAGATTTTCTTATATATGGGAGATCCGGTCGGATACCAACCAACTCGCCTTTTGCCGCATCGGCGGGATTTCGTCGCATTTGCGCGATATCAAGGGCAGATGGAACCATTGGCGATAGACTTTCGTTAATGCCAGGGACCCTTAAGCGAGGTGATATCATGACCAGATTTATTCGGAATGCGGCGCTGGCGATCGTTCTGGGACTGAGCGGATCGGTCGTGATGGCCGCGCAGGCTTCCGCACAATCATGCGACAGTTACGCTCGCGATTACGCCAACCGGACAACCCGGACCGGGAACAATGTGGTTGGCGGTGCGGTCGGCGGCGCCGTTGTCGGCGGTGTGATTGGCTCGGTTACGGGCAGCTGGGGCCGGGGGGCCGCTATCGGCGGCGGCGTCGGTGCCGCGGCCGGTGCGGGGAAATCGTCGGTCGACTGGAACCGCGCCTACAAACGGGCCTATAATGACTGTGTGGCCAGGCAGAACGCACGGTCGGCACCGCGCGGTCGCGGCCGCGGCCTGGAGCCATGGACGCCGCAGTGGTACGACTATTGCGGTCGGAAATACCGGTCGTTCAACCCGAGAACGGGCTATTACACGACCTACAGCGGTCGGAAGCGCTTCTGTCAGTAAGTGCTGTGACTGGGTATTCCGAGGCGATCGGCCAGTCTACTGGCCGATCCCGAAGATCATGCAATTGACCGTCGCGTGCGCGATCAGCTTGCCGCTGGCATCCAACAGGCTACCTTCCGCTGTTGCCAGTCTCCGGCCCCGATGAACGAGCCGGCCCTCACAACGGACCTCTCCGGCGTCGGGCAACAACGGGCGGACCATGTTTACCGTGAGCGACGTGGTCGTGCAGAGTTCGCCGGCCTCGAGGTCGGTATGGACCGCGCATGTCAGGGCCGAATCGAGGATCGTCGAGATCCAGCCGCCGTGGACGGTGCCCTGCGGATTCATGTGCGCGGCGGACGGCGTGCCGGTGAAGACGGCGCGGCCCCGTTCCGCTTCCTGCAGCTTCATTTCCATGGTGACCATGATCGGCGGTGCGGGCAGGCGACCGGCCAGCATTTCCTCAAAGATTTCCACACCGCTCATGCGGGCGATGGTTTCGCGGGGCAGGGCGCCCAGATTCGTTGTGCTGTCGGTTGTCTGTGTGTCGCTCATGACGGATGGGTCCCTGTTTGCCTTGTCATCGGGTTCAATCGTTGGTGTTTGATGTTTCCAGGCGGTGGACAGCCTTGCGCAGAGCCGACAGATGCATTCGGATCGCATCTGCATCCGGATCGTCAAGCGTGCCGGTCAGACTGTTCTGGGCTTGCTGCCAGGCCTCATAGGCTTCCGCCAGTCGTTCCTCGCCTTGTGCGGTCAGTTCCGGAACGACCTGCTTCGGCCCCTTTTTGTATCGGCGGACGAGATCCGCCTGCTCCAGCGGAAGCAGGTTACGCTGGAGGGTGGAGCGTTCGATGCCCATCAGCCGGGCGAGCGCGCTTAACGACTCCGCCTTGCCGGAGCCGATCACGCCGAGCAGAACGGCCTGGGTGACCTCCAGGCCAAGCGGCGCCAAATAGCGATTATAATGGCGGGTTACCAGATTGGCCGTTCTCCTGGCGGCGTGGGCCAGGCAAACGCGCCCCATCCATTCGATATCCATCCGGTCTTGGGCTCCGATGATCGACTATGTTGTATATGCAACAAAAATAGTTGTAGGTACAACATATTAATTCCTCTGCTTGAGCCCGGTTGCAGATACCGACGTCTCATGGCGGCGCCTTTTAAAAAGGGCGAGGCCCCCGACGCGTCGCAATTGGCATATCTGGCGCAGGTCACGTTCGAGCCGGATATATATAATGCAGCAGTGGCGTCTGCGCTCGAAGGAGGCTGGAAAACAATCGCGGCTGGTCCGTGCGTGGAGCCTTTTTACCTGAATGCCGGACTTATTTTCGCCGCCAAGGCGGCCGTTGGGCATGAAAGTGGCCGTTATCCCGATCGATCGTTCAGGCACGGATAGGGATCGATTGCCGGCAATTGACTGCAAATAAACATAAATCCGGCGCATGAGGTGTTCCTGAGCCGCGTGAGGTGGCGCGTCTGAGGGTAAAGTTGGGAAATTTTCCAAATGATCTGCAAATCGGCGTTGACACCACTACCCGTCATCTGCATAACACGCGCCACGGGATTGCTCGCCCCTCCGGGCGGGCTCTTCGTGAAGCCATCCTGACCGCTTCGGCGCGAAGCAGGACGAGATGGAGGAGTGCCCGAGTGGCTAAAGGGGACGGACTGTAAATCCGTTGGCTATGCCTACGTTGGTTCGAATCCAACCTCCTCCACCATCGTCCGGCCGATCACCGGTGCGCGGGTGTAGCTCAATGGTAGAGCAGCAGCCTTCCAAGCTGATGACGAGGGTTCGATTCCCTTCACCCGCTCCATCATGGGTGCTGATCGGAGTGTCCGGAACGGAAGCTGCTTTCGCCCGGAAATCCTGACAGAACATACGGGAAGCAATTCGTCGTCCGCGGATACGTCCAAAGCGCCGGAAAGCGTCCCGCCTCGAGCCTTTAACGATTTAACGTATTGGACAGAGAGCGACGCCGATGGCGAAGGAAAAATTTGAGCGTAACAAGCCGCACGTCAACATTGGCACGATTGGCCACGTTGACCACGGCAAGACGACGCTGACCGCTGCAATCACGATGACGCTGGCTGAAGCCGGCGGCGCGGAAGCCAAGGCCTATGACCAGATCGACGCAGCGCCTGAAGAAAAGGCCCGCGGCATCACGATCTCCACGGCCCACGTTGAGTACGAGACGGAAAACCGTCACTACGCTCACGTTGACTGCCCTGGTCACGCCGACTACGTGAAGAACATGATCACCGGTGCGGCGCAGATGGACGGCGCGATCCTGGTGGTTTCGGCTGCCGATGGCCCGATGCCGCAGACCCGCGAGCACATCCTGCTTGCCCGTCAGGTCGGCGTTCCGGCCCTGGTGGTGTTCATGAACAAGGTTGACCAGGTCGACGACGAAGAGCTCCTGGAGCTCGTCGAAATGGAAATCCGCGAACTTCTGTCTTCGTACGAGTTCCCGGGCGACGACATTCCGATCGTCAAGGGCTCCGCTCTGGCAGCCGTTGAAAACCGCGATCCGGAAATCGGCCGTGAAGCGATCAGGCAGCTGATGGCTGAAGTTGACGCTTACATCCCGACCCCGGAACGTCCGAAGGATCTGCCGTTCCTGATGCCGATCGAAGACGTGTTCTCGATCTCCGGCCGCGGTACGGTTGTGACCGGCCGTGTCGAGCGTGGCATCATCAAGGTTGGTGAAGAAGTCGAGATCGTCGGCATCAAGGACACGCAGAAGACGACGGTTACCGGCGTTGAAATGTTCCGCAAGCTGCTGGACAGCGGTGAAGCGGGCGACAACATCGGCGCCCTGATCCGCGGTGTCGGTCGTGAGGACGTTGAGCGCGGCCAGGTTCTTTGCAAGCCGGGTTCTGTAACCCCGCACACGAAGTTCAAGGCCGAGGCCTACATCCTGACGAAGGAAGAAGGCGGCCGTCATACGCCGTTCTTCACGAACTACCGTCCGCAGTTCTACTTCCGTACGACGGATGTGACGGGTGTTGTGACGCTGCCGGAAGGCACGGAAATGGTGATGCCGGGCGACAACGTGTCTGTTGACGTCGAGCTGATCGTGCCGATCGCCATGGAAGAAGGCCTGCGCTTCGCTATCCGCGAAGGTGGCCGCACCGTCGGTGCAGGCGTCGTCGCTTCCATCATCGAGTAAGATGAATTCGAATACCGGGCAGCACATCTGCCCGGTATTCACTTGTCCGGACACCTTGCCAAGGCAGGGGATAAGGACTATCAGGAGCAGGGTTGGCCAGGATGATATCGGGCCGGCCGATCTTGAAGGGGTGTAGCTCAGTTGGTAGAGCGACGGTCTCCAAAACCGTAGGTCGGGGGTTCGAGACCCTCCGCCCCTGCCATTTTGCTCTTGATCATCGGCTCCTGAGGGCTTAAATAGGTTTCTCGGGTGAGGCGCGCGAAGTATTTTCGCGCGCCCACTCGCATTTAACAGACCGGAATCGGAATGGCGAAGACCAATCCCTTTACATTCGTTCAGCAAGTGCGCTCCGAAGTATCCAAGGTAACGTGGCCGACACGGCGCGAAACCGGGGTTACGACCGTGATGGTGTTCATCATGGTGGCGATCGCGTCGATTTTTTTCCTCGTCGCCGATCAGCTTATGGGTTGGGGCGTGAGCCTGCTTCTGGGCTTGGGCGGTTAAAGGCCCACTGGTTGAGCGGCGGAACAGTTTAGAAGAAAAAGAACGGATCTGAGGGTCATGGCCAAGCGCTGGTACATTGTGCACGCCTATTCGAATTTCGAGAAGAAGGTGGCTGAGGCTATCCGCGAAAAGGCCGAGCAGCAGGGGCTGTCCGATCTTTTCGAGGAAATCCTCGTTCCGATGGAAAAGGTCGTTGAAGTGCGCCGCGGCCGCAAGGTCGATACCGAGCGCAAGTTTTTCCCCGGCTACGTGCTGGTGAAAATGGAAATGACCAACGATGCGTATCACCTGATCAAGAATACGCCGAAGGTGACCGGTTTTCTGGGATCCGACCAGAAGCCGATGCCGATCCCGGAACGGGAAGCCATGCAGATCCTGCATCAGGTGCAGGAAGGTGTCGACCGGCCGAAGCCGTCCGTCAGCTTCGAGGTCGGCGAGCAGGTTCGCGTTTCCGACGGACCGTTTGCGTCTTTCTCCGGGCTGGTGGAAGAGGTCGACGACGAGCGCGCGCGCCTCAAGGTCGCGGTGTCCATCTTCGGCCGGGCAACGCCCGTGGAACTGGAATTCGGTCAGGTCGACAAGATCTGATCGTGTTGCGCCGCTGTGGCGGCGTGTGAGTGGCCCGGCAAATGTCCCAGCGGGAAGTGTCGGGTAAAGAAGGTCGGTGGCAGGTTCGAGCGCTCTTCGCCGGGTGCTCATGAGGGCCGGACCACCAACTCCCCAGGAGTTCGGGGAATAATCGTCGAACTCCGGTAATTGGAGAGAGAAATGGCGAAGAAAATTGAAGGTTACCTGAAGCTGCAGGTGCCGGCCGGGTCTGCGACGCCGTCGCCCCCCATCGGTCCGGCACTCGGTCAGCGCGGTCTGAACATCATGGAATTCTGCAAGGCGTTCAACGCGCAGACCCAGGATGTCGAAAAGGGCGCACCGTGCCCGACAGTCATTACCTACTTCACCGACAAGTCCTTTACGTTCGAGGTGAAGACCGCTCCGGTTAGCTTTTTCCTGAAGAAGGCTGCCAAGCTGCAGAAAGGCTCGCAGACCCCGGGCCGCGGCATCGCCGGTTCCGTCAACAAGGCTCAGGTGCGTGAAATCGCCGAAGCCAAGATGAAGGATCTGAACGCCAACGACGTCGAGGCAGCAATGCTGATGGTCGAAGGCTCCGCCCGTTCCATGGGCCTTGAGGTTAAGGAGTAAGGTCATGGCGAAGGTAGGAAAACGAGTTCGCGCTGCCCGCGAAGGGATCGACCGCAACAAGACCTATGCTCTCAGCGAAGCGCTCGGCATGGTCAAGGAGCGCGGCAAGGCCAAGTTTGACGAAACGGTCGAAGTGGCCATCAATCTGGGTGTTGATCCGCGCCACGCAGACCAGATGGTCCGCGGCGTTTGTATTCTGCCGAACGGCACCGGTAAGACCGTCAAGGTCGCCGTGTTCGCCCGTGGCGACAAGGCTGAAGAAGCCAAGGCCGCTGGCGCCGATATCGTCGGTGCCGAGGAACTGGTCCAGGAAGTCCAGTCCGGCAAGATCGAGTTCGACCGCTGCATTGCAACGCCGGACATGATGCCGCTGGTCGGTCGTCTCGGCAAGGTGCTCGGCCCGCGCGGTCTGATGCCGAACCCGAAGGTCGGAACCGTGACCCCGGACGTGACGGCTGCTGTCAATGACGCCAAGGGCGGTGCGGTCCAGTTCCGCGTGGAAAAGGCCGGTATCGTTCATGCCGGCGTCGGCAAGGTCTCGTTCTCGCAGGAAGCGCTGGAGCAGAACGTCAAGGCGCTTCTGGATGCCGTTCAGAAAGCTAAGCCGAGCGGCTCCAAGGGGTCGTATCTGAAGCGTATTGCCGTGTCCTCCACCATGGGCCCGGGCGTCAAGATCGATCTGGCGAGCATCGCCGAGTGATTTTAATGCGCCGGTCCGAGGCCGGCGCATCAACAGAATTCCAGCCGGGCGACCGGCTGGATAGATCCGGCGGATAGCCGGGTCGCCCTGTCCGAGACTGCAGGTGCCGGGAAACCGGTTTAAGCCACACGGGCCTGCATAGATGGGTGAGAACCGAATTCCCGGAAACGGGCAGAAGGTTCGAACCAGGCCTTGCCGCTTGCGTTTCGCATGTGTCGAGGGGACAGGACCCTTGAGCGTCGTTTGCAGACGGTCCCGGGTTCGGGAGCCTAAGCAGGCGGCAAAGGCAAACCGGCGGCGGAAACGCCGCCAAATGGAGAAGGCAAGTGGAAAGAGCGGAAAAGCACGAGTTCGTGACGGCCCTCAACAGCGAGCTGGGTGATACCGGCGTTGTGGTTGTCGCGCACTATGCAGGCCTTTCGGTTGCGCAGATGACGGCCCTCCGGGCATCGGTGCGTGAAGCCGGCGGTTCTGTGAAAGTCGCAAAAAACCGCCTTGTGAAACTTGCCCTTCAAGGCACGGAACTGGAGCATATCTCCGACCTGTTTTCCGGCCCGACCCTGATCGCCTATTCGGAAGATCCGGTCGCAGCCCCGAAAGCTGTCGCGAATTTTGCCAAGGCACACGAGCAACTCGTGATCCTCGGCGGTGCTCTTGGCTCCACCAACCTGAACCCGGAAGGGGTCAAGTCTCTGGCTACCATGCCGTCGCTCGACGAGCTGCGTGCAAAGCTGGTTGGCATGATCCAGACCCCGGCGACCCGTATCGCCCAGGTTGTCAACGCTCCGGCCGGGCAGCTTGCCCGCGTCTTCGGCGCGTATGCCAAGAAGGACGAGGCCGCATAAGGCGACCCAAACAAACACTGTCTGTAACCAATACTGGTTCGAACTTTAAGGTAGAAATAAAATGGCTGATCTTGAAAAGCTCGTAGACGAACTGTCCGCACTGACCGTTATGGAAGCTGCTGAACTGTCCAAGCTTCTGGAAGAAAAGTGGGGCGTTTCCGCTGCTGCTCCGGTCGCAGTTGCTGCTGCTCCTGGTGGTGGCGATGGCGCTGCCGCTGCAGAAGAAAAGACCGAGTTCGACGTCGTTCTGGCGTCCGCAGGCGACAAGAAGATCAACGTGATCAAGGAAGTCCGCGCAATCACCGGTCTTGGCCTGAAGGAAGCAAAGGAACTCGTCGAGTCCGCTCCGAAGGCTGTCAAGGAAGGCGTTTCCAAGGACGAAGCCGAAGAGCTGAAGAAGAAGCTGGAAGAAGCCGGCGCTTCTGTCGAGCTGAAGTAATCGGGCTTATTGCCCACCACGGTCCCGGAGCCATCCGGGACCGTTTTCTGGCCCCGGCGGGAATTCCCGTGTCCGGGGCAAAAGTCCCACTAGGGGGACGGTTTTCCGAAGCGCCCGGGCTCAGGCCCGATTGGAAAAGGGGCGTTTCGGCCAGCCGTTACCCGGCCGATACGAGGAGCGACAATGACCCAAACGTTCAACGGTCGCAAAAAGGTCCGGAAATTCTTCGGATCCATCCGCGATGTTGCGGAAATGCCCAACCTCATCGAGGTTCAGAAGGCATCATACGACCAGTTCCTGCAAGTTGACGAGCTGCCAGGCGGCGGCCGGATCAACGACGGTCTGGAAGCGGTTTTCCAATCCGTTTTCCCGATTTCGGATTTTGCGGGTACCTCTCTGCTGGAATTCGTGTCCTACGAATTCGAGACGCCGAAATACGACGTGGACGAGTGCCGTCAGCGCGGCATGACGTTTTCCGCTCCGCTGAAGGTCACCCTGCGTCTGATCGTGTTCGATGTCGACGAGGACACCGGCGCGAAATCCGTCAAGGACATCAAGGAACAGGATGTCTACATGGGCGACATGCCGTTCATGACGGACAACGGCACCTTCGTCGTCAACGGCACCGAGCGCGTCATCGTTTCCCAGATGCACCGGTCGCCCGGCGTGTTCTTCGACCACGACAAGGGCAAGACCCATTCGTCCGGCAAGCTTCTGTTCGCCGCTCGCGTGATCCCCTATCGCGGGTCCTGGCTCGATATTGAATTCGACGCGAAGGACATCGTCCATGCGCGCATCGACCGCCGGCGCAAGATTCCGGTCACCTCTCTGCTCATGGCCCTCGGCCTGGACGGCGAGGAGATCCTCAACACGTTCTACAACCGGATCGACTACACCCGGAATGCCGAGAACACCTGGCGCATGCCATTCGACGGCAACCGTCTGAAGGGCTCCAAGGCTTCCTATGACCTGGTTGACGCCGACAGCGGCGAAGTGGTCGTGGAAGCCGGTCGCAAGATCACTGCGCGTACCATCAAGCAGCTCTCCGAAAAGGGTGTGACCGCCCTGAAGGTGACCGACGAGGACCTGCACGGCCAGTACCTGGCCGAGGATATCGTTGATCCTTCGTCCGGCGAGATTTTCGCCGAGGCTGGCGAGGAGATCACCGGCAAGACCCTGGAAGAGCTGAAGGAACGCGGCTATGACGAGCTGCCGATCCTCGACATCGACCATGTCAACACCGGTGCCTATATCCGCAACACCCTGGCCGCCGACAAGAACGAGTCCCGCGAGGACGCGCTGTTCGACATCTACCGGGTGATGCGTCCGGGCGAGCCGCCCACGATCGACACCGCCGAAGCCATGTTCCAGTCGCTGTTCTTCGACGACGAGCGCTACGATCTGTCCGCGGTCGGCCGCGTGAAGATGAACATGCGTCTCGATCTGGAGTGCGAGGACACGGTCCGCGTGCTGCGCAAGGAAGACATCCTGTCCGTCATCAAGGTTCTCCTGGAACTGCGCGACGGCAAGGGCGAGATCGACGACATCGACAACCTCGGCAACCGCCGGGTGCGCTCGGTCGGCGAGCTGATGGAAAACCAGTATCGTGTCGGCCTGCTTCGCATGGAACGCGCCATCAAGGAACGCATGAGCTCCGTCGAGATCGACACGGTCATGCCGCAGGACCTGATCAACGCCAAGCCGGCTGCCGCAGCCGTGCGGGAGTTCTTCGGTTCCTCGCAGCTGTCCCAGTTCATGGACCAGACCAACCCGCTGTCGGAAGTCACCCACAAGCGGCGCCTGTCGGCGCTGGGTCCGGGCGGTCTGACCCGCGAGCGCGCGGGCTTCGAGGTGCGCGACGTGCACCCGACCCACTACGGCCGTATCTGTCCGATTGAAACGCCGGAAGGCCCGAACATCGGTCTGATCAACTCGCTCGCCACCTTTGCCCGGGTCAACAAGTACGGCTTCATCGAAAGCCCGTACCGCAAGGTCAAGGACGGCGTGGTGACCAACGAGGTCGTTTATCTGTCCGCCATGGAAGAGGCCAAGCACTATGTGGCCCAGTCCAACGCGGTCTATGATGACAAGGGTCAATTCACCGAAGAGTTGATCACCTGCCGTCACGCTGGCGAAAACATGATGGTGCCGTCGGAACGCGTCGATCTCATGGACGTGTCGCCGAAGCAGCTCGTGTCGGTCGCCGCCGCTCTGATTCCGTTCCTGGAAAACGATGACGCCAACCGCGCCCTCATGGGCTCGAACATGCAGCGTCAGGCCGTGCCGCTGGTCCGCGCCGAGGCACCGTTCGTTGGTACCGGCATGGAAGCCGTCGTGGCACGCGACTCCGGGGCCGCCATTGGCGCCCGCCGGACAGGTGTGGTCGATCAGGTCGATGCGACTCGTATCGTCATCCGGGCGACGGAAGATCTCGATCCGGGCAAATCCGGCGTTGACATCTACCGGCTGATGAAGTTCCAGCGTTCCAACCAGAACACCTGCATCAACCAGCGTCCGTTGGTGCGTGTCGGTGACGTGGTCGGCAAGGGTGACATCATTGCCGACGGTCCGTCCACGGATCTCGGCGATCTGGCACTCGGCCGGAACGTGCTCGTCGCGTTCATGCCATGGAACGGCTACAACTTCGAGGATTCCATCCTCCTGTCCGAGCGCATCGTCTCCGATGACGTGTTCACCTCCATCCACCTTGAGGAATTCGAGGTGATGGCCCGTGATACCAAGCTCGGCCCGGAAGAAATCACCCGCGACATTCCGAACGTTTCGGAAGAAGCGCTGAAGAACCTCGATGAAGCCGGGATCGTCTATATCGGTGCGGAACTGCATCCGGGCGATATCCTCGTCGGCAAGATCACGCCGAAGGGCGAAAGCCCGATGACGCCGGAAGAAAAGCTCCTGCGCGCCATCTTCGGCGAAAAGGCGTCCGACGTCCGCGATACCTCCCTGCGTCTGCCGCCGGGGGTTTCCGGTACGGTCGTGGAAGTGCGCGTCTTCAACCGCCACGGGGTGGAAAAGGACGAGCGGGCCATGGCGATCGAGCGCGAGGAAATCGAGCGTCTCGCCAAGGACCGGGACGACGAACAGGCGATCCTCGACCGCAACGTCTATGGCCGTCTGGCCGAGATGCTGCTCGGCAAGACCGCCATCGGCGGTCCGAAGGGCTTCAAGAAGGACACCGTTCTGGACGGCGACGCCCTGAACGAGTTCCCGCGGTCGCAGTGGTGGCAGTTTGCCGTCGACGACGAGAAGTTCATGAGCGAAATCGAGGCTCTGCGCGGTCAGTACGACGACAGCCGCAAGCGTCTCGAGCAGCGCTTCATCGACAAGGTGGAGAAGCTGCAGCGCGGTGATGAACTGCCGCCGGGCGTCATGAAGATGGTCAAGGTCTTCGTAGCCGTGAAGCGCAAGCTTCAGCCGGGCGACAAGATGGCCGGCCGTCACGGCAACAAAGGCGTGGTCTCCAAGATCAATCCCTGCGAGGACATGCCGTTCCTGGAAGATGGCACTCACGTCGATATCGTGTTGAACCCGCTGGGCGTGCCGTCGCGCATGAACGTCGGACAGATTCTCGAAACGCACCTGGGCTGGGCCTGTTCCGGCATGGGCAAGCGGATCGGCGAACTCTACGACGAGTACCGCAAATCCGGCGAGATCGATCAGCTTCGTGGCAAGGTCGTCGAGATCTACGGCGACAACCTGAAGGGCGACAACGTCAAGGACTACGATGACGAGGGCATCGAGCGCCTGGCGGAGCAGCTCAGGAAGGGGGTCTCCATCGCAACGCCGGTCTTTGACGGTGCGCGCGAGCCGGATGTGGTCGAGGCACTCAATATCGCCGGCCTGAAGCCGTCGGGTCAGTCGACCCTCTACGACGGCCGGACCGGGGAAGAGTTCGACCGCCAGGTGACTGTGGGCTACATCTACATGCTGAAGCTCCACCACCTGGTCGACGACAAGATCCACGCCCGTTCGATCGGCCCGTACTCGCTCGTCACGCAGCAGCCGCTGGGTGGTAAGGCGCAGTTCGGCGGCCAGCGCTTCGGGGAAATGGAGGTCTGGGCGCTTGAAGCCTACGGTGCAGCCTACACGCTGCAGGAAATGCTTACCGTCAAGTCGGATGACGTTGCCGGGCGTACGAAGGTCTACGAGGCCATCGTCCGCGGTGACGACACCTTCGAGGCGGGCATTCCGGAAAGCTTCAACGTGCTTGTTAAGGAAATGCGGTCTTTGGGTCTGAACGTTGAATTGCAGCGTAACGACCAGCCCATGATTACGGAAGAGCCGGCGGCCGACGCAGCCGAATAACCGGATGGGCATTAAAAAGACCGATTTTGGACTTGGAATGCAGGCAAAGGGGAGCGCGAAGGCGGAATCGCTCCCCCGCCGTGCATCGAAGGAGATAGACCATGAATCATGAGGTCATGAACCTGTTTAACCAACAGGCTCCGACACAGACCTTCGACAATATCCGGATCTCGCTTGCGAGCCCGGAGAAGATCATGTCCTGGTCATTCGGCGAAATCAAAAAGCCGGAAACGATCAATTACCGTACGTTCAAGCCGGAACGGGACGGTCTGTTCTGTGCGCGTATCTTTGGCCCGATCAAGGACTACGAATGTCTTTGCGGCAAGTACAAGCGCATGAAGTACAAGGGCGTCATT contains these protein-coding regions:
- a CDS encoding sterol desaturase family protein, giving the protein MTDILLANEPLIRIAFFLGVLIVMALWEAACPRRRREIPRLIRWTNNIGVVFLDSFLVRLTFPIVAVGLALLAEERGWGLFNVFQVPGWLAIVVSVAALDLAIYLQHVMFHAVPALWRLHRMHHADLEIDVTTGLRFHPVEILLSMGIKLAVVAVLGPPAVAVLIFEVLLNATAMFNHSNVKLPDGIDRILRLFVVTPDMHRVHHSIHPAETNSNFGFNLPWWDRLLGTYTPQPRDGHEGMTIGIEQFRDRRDLWLDRMLVQPVRGPASGYAINREQTYKKEEQE
- a CDS encoding BA14K family protein, yielding MTRFIRNAALAIVLGLSGSVVMAAQASAQSCDSYARDYANRTTRTGNNVVGGAVGGAVVGGVIGSVTGSWGRGAAIGGGVGAAAGAGKSSVDWNRAYKRAYNDCVARQNARSAPRGRGRGLEPWTPQWYDYCGRKYRSFNPRTGYYTTYSGRKRFCQ
- a CDS encoding PaaI family thioesterase, with product MSDTQTTDSTTNLGALPRETIARMSGVEIFEEMLAGRLPAPPIMVTMEMKLQEAERGRAVFTGTPSAAHMNPQGTVHGGWISTILDSALTCAVHTDLEAGELCTTTSLTVNMVRPLLPDAGEVRCEGRLVHRGRRLATAEGSLLDASGKLIAHATVNCMIFGIGQ
- a CDS encoding MarR family winged helix-turn-helix transcriptional regulator — encoded protein: MDIEWMGRVCLAHAARRTANLVTRHYNRYLAPLGLEVTQAVLLGVIGSGKAESLSALARLMGIERSTLQRNLLPLEQADLVRRYKKGPKQVVPELTAQGEERLAEAYEAWQQAQNSLTGTLDDPDADAIRMHLSALRKAVHRLETSNTND
- the tuf gene encoding elongation factor Tu, which translates into the protein MAKEKFERNKPHVNIGTIGHVDHGKTTLTAAITMTLAEAGGAEAKAYDQIDAAPEEKARGITISTAHVEYETENRHYAHVDCPGHADYVKNMITGAAQMDGAILVVSAADGPMPQTREHILLARQVGVPALVVFMNKVDQVDDEELLELVEMEIRELLSSYEFPGDDIPIVKGSALAAVENRDPEIGREAIRQLMAEVDAYIPTPERPKDLPFLMPIEDVFSISGRGTVVTGRVERGIIKVGEEVEIVGIKDTQKTTVTGVEMFRKLLDSGEAGDNIGALIRGVGREDVERGQVLCKPGSVTPHTKFKAEAYILTKEEGGRHTPFFTNYRPQFYFRTTDVTGVVTLPEGTEMVMPGDNVSVDVELIVPIAMEEGLRFAIREGGRTVGAGVVASIIE
- the secE gene encoding preprotein translocase subunit SecE — protein: MAKTNPFTFVQQVRSEVSKVTWPTRRETGVTTVMVFIMVAIASIFFLVADQLMGWGVSLLLGLGG
- the nusG gene encoding transcription termination/antitermination protein NusG, producing MAKRWYIVHAYSNFEKKVAEAIREKAEQQGLSDLFEEILVPMEKVVEVRRGRKVDTERKFFPGYVLVKMEMTNDAYHLIKNTPKVTGFLGSDQKPMPIPEREAMQILHQVQEGVDRPKPSVSFEVGEQVRVSDGPFASFSGLVEEVDDERARLKVAVSIFGRATPVELEFGQVDKI
- the rplK gene encoding 50S ribosomal protein L11, giving the protein MAKKIEGYLKLQVPAGSATPSPPIGPALGQRGLNIMEFCKAFNAQTQDVEKGAPCPTVITYFTDKSFTFEVKTAPVSFFLKKAAKLQKGSQTPGRGIAGSVNKAQVREIAEAKMKDLNANDVEAAMLMVEGSARSMGLEVKE
- the rplA gene encoding 50S ribosomal protein L1; translated protein: MAKVGKRVRAAREGIDRNKTYALSEALGMVKERGKAKFDETVEVAINLGVDPRHADQMVRGVCILPNGTGKTVKVAVFARGDKAEEAKAAGADIVGAEELVQEVQSGKIEFDRCIATPDMMPLVGRLGKVLGPRGLMPNPKVGTVTPDVTAAVNDAKGGAVQFRVEKAGIVHAGVGKVSFSQEALEQNVKALLDAVQKAKPSGSKGSYLKRIAVSSTMGPGVKIDLASIAE
- the rplJ gene encoding 50S ribosomal protein L10; this encodes MERAEKHEFVTALNSELGDTGVVVVAHYAGLSVAQMTALRASVREAGGSVKVAKNRLVKLALQGTELEHISDLFSGPTLIAYSEDPVAAPKAVANFAKAHEQLVILGGALGSTNLNPEGVKSLATMPSLDELRAKLVGMIQTPATRIAQVVNAPAGQLARVFGAYAKKDEAA
- the rplL gene encoding 50S ribosomal protein L7/L12: MADLEKLVDELSALTVMEAAELSKLLEEKWGVSAAAPVAVAAAPGGGDGAAAAEEKTEFDVVLASAGDKKINVIKEVRAITGLGLKEAKELVESAPKAVKEGVSKDEAEELKKKLEEAGASVELK